The following DNA comes from Flavobacterium sp. N3904.
TTTATTACAATTAGAAAAACTATTCATTAACAAGAACCCTTTTTAAAAAGTCACAAATTCAAGTTTCAAAAAGACAATTTTAAGGAGATTTTAAGTTATTTCTTCTCAAAATGAAATACTTTTGCATAAATTTTACCAAATATGAATTTTGAATTAACAATCATTATACCCGTTTATAACGAAGAGGACAATCTTGATCGTGTACATCAAGAAATGAAACAGTTCTTAAGCATTGCTAAAAAAAGACAAAAATCCTATTTGTCAACGACGGTTCCAAAGACAACAGCCAAGCATTAATTGAAAAAATCTGCAAAGACAACGAAGAATTTACTTTTATTTCTTTCGAAAAAAACACTGGCTTAAGTGCGGCTATCAAAGCTGGTTTTGATTATACAGACACTCCTTGGGTGGGTTATATTGATGCCGATTTACAAACTGCTCCCGAAGATTTTAATATTTTAATGGAATTTGCAGGAGAATATGACCTCGTTACCGGTGTACGTTCCAACAGAAAAGATTCCTTTACCAAAAATATGTCTTCTACCATTGCCAATGGCATCCGAAGAGCTTTCACACATGATGGAATGGATGACACTGGTTGTCCCTTAAAAATAATCCGTACGGATATGGCTAAGAGAATTCCAATGTTTAATGGCTTACATCGATTTTTACCCGCCATGATTTTATTGCAAAACGGTAAAATCAAGCAAACTCCAGTAAGGCATTATCCTAGAATAGCGGGTCTTTCAAAATTCAATCTTTGGAATCGATTATTGGGTCCGCTTCAAGATTGTTTTGCCTATTTGTGGATGAAGAAAAAATACATCAATTATAGTGTAGCAAAACAAGGATAATGAACAATATCATCATTTATTCCATTGGCTTTATTGCTCAGATTTTATTTTCGAGCAGAATGATTTTGCAATGGATTATTTCAGAAAAAAAAAAAAGTCTTGACTCCTGTTTTATTTTGGGAAATCAGTTTGTTTGCTTCTTTTTTATTGTTTGTATACGGTTATTTCAGGCATGATTTCTCAATTATGTTGGGCCAAACCATCACGTATTACATTTACATTCGAAACATTCAATTGCAAAACGACTGGAAAAAATTACATGTTCTTTTAAGATGGTTTGTACTTCTTTTTCCTTTTTTTATTATTGGTTACGGCTACAACAACAATGTGATTGATGTCGATTTCTTGTTTAAAAACGAAGCAATACCAAAATGGTTGCTTTGGACAGGAATCATCGGGCAAGTATTATTTACATTGCGTTTTGTGTACCAATGGATTTACTCTGAAAAGAAAAAAGACTCGGTTTTGCCATTAGGCTTTTGGATCATCAGTTTGAGTGGATCGCTCATCATCTTTACTTATGCCATAATCAGAAAAGATCCTGTATTATTAGCTGGTCATGCTTTAGGTTTAGTCATTTATACTAGAAATATAATAATCATAAAAAAGGATGTTAAAATTAATTCATAGCTATACTTTCTGGCTTTTTACAGTAGCCTGTCTCATGCTTTTTTCTCATTTGGATGTTATCGAAGTGAACATCATGGAAGCTAGAAACTTTATTACTTCCAGAGAAATGGCAACCAATAATCATTGGATATTGACTACTATCAATGATTTACCTCGCTATGAAAAACCACCATTACCAACTTGGCTCACGGCTATTTCTGGAATTATTTTTGGTTTCGATAGCCTTTATGGTCTGCGTTTACCAGTTGTACTGATTACATTACTGCTGGTATTTAGTACTTTTAGACTTTCTGAAAAATTAGGTTTATCTAAAAAACAAAGCTTTCATAACGGACTGATTTTAATCACCTCTTTTTATATTTATTTTGCGGGGAGAGACAACCAATGGGACATGTACACTCATAGTTTTATGATAATTTCCATACTTTTTTTATGGGATTTATTAAATGATTCGAAAAAGTCTCTTTTCAATGCAGTTATGGCAGGATTGTTTTTTGGTTTCTCTTTTTTAAGCAAAGGCCCAATTTCAGTTTATGCATTATTAATTCCGTTTTTGATTGCTTATGGGCTTACCTATAAATTTCAATTAAAAAACAAGAAATTATATCTAATCTTAATTATTGTTTTGGGTTTAATGATTGGCTTATCTTGGCCATTATATGTAAAATGGGCTGATCCCGAAACTTATTTGAAAGTTACCAAATTAGAAAGCGGACGATGGGGAAATTACAACACCAGACCTTTTTATTATTATTGGAGCTTTTTTACCCAAAGCGGCATTTGGACTGTTCCAGCATTTATTGCGTTAATTTATCCATATTTAAAAAACAAAGTTAGCAATTTAAAAGCCTACCAATTTACGTTGATATGGACATTGGCTTCTGTCATTCTACTTTCTATAGTACCCGAAAAAAAATCAAGATATTTATTGCCGGTTTTGATTCCGATGGCTTTGAACACTGGATTTTATATTGAATACTTAATTAACAATTTTAAAAATATTAATTTAAAAAAAGAAAAAGGAATTGTTTATTTCGCTTTTGGACTTATCGGAATCATTTGTATTGCCATTCCCGTTGGAATTTTCATCAAAGTAAAAAATGATTTAGAAGGATTCGAAATTTGGTTGATTGGACTAACTTTATCTTTATTGTCCATTGGTTATGTTATATTCACAAACCTCAGAAACAAAAATTTCCTAAAGGTATTCTATGCAGTAATAGCAGTACAGGTAGCTGTAGTTGTTTTCGGAATACCATTTACCAAACTCATTTTGAAAAATCCTGATTATGCCAGTGCAAAAGCAATTAGACAAACAGAAAAGAATCTAGGCATTAAAACTTATGAAATAAATTCACTCACTCCTGAAATAATATGGGATTATGGGTTTAGTATGCCCATTTTATTAAATAAAGAAACCAACAAACTAAACTTACCTTCAGAAAATAAATTTGGTTTATTGGTTACCGATTCTGACAGCATCAGTTCTAATAAAGAACTGAAAAACTATACTTTAAATAAAGTTTCGAATATTGATTTGAATCATGTTCCAAAAGAGGCAAAAAAACACAATATTCGATTGACCAGAACTTATTATATGGTTACAAAAAAA
Coding sequences within:
- a CDS encoding ArnT family glycosyltransferase; translated protein: MLKLIHSYTFWLFTVACLMLFSHLDVIEVNIMEARNFITSREMATNNHWILTTINDLPRYEKPPLPTWLTAISGIIFGFDSLYGLRLPVVLITLLLVFSTFRLSEKLGLSKKQSFHNGLILITSFYIYFAGRDNQWDMYTHSFMIISILFLWDLLNDSKKSLFNAVMAGLFFGFSFLSKGPISVYALLIPFLIAYGLTYKFQLKNKKLYLILIIVLGLMIGLSWPLYVKWADPETYLKVTKLESGRWGNYNTRPFYYYWSFFTQSGIWTVPAFIALIYPYLKNKVSNLKAYQFTLIWTLASVILLSIVPEKKSRYLLPVLIPMALNTGFYIEYLINNFKNINLKKEKGIVYFAFGLIGIICIAIPVGIFIKVKNDLEGFEIWLIGLTLSLLSIGYVIFTNLRNKNFLKVFYAVIAVQVAVVVFGIPFTKLILKNPDYASAKAIRQTEKNLGIKTYEINSLTPEIIWDYGFSMPILLNKETNKLNLPSENKFGLLVTDSDSISSNKELKNYTLNKVSNIDLNHVPKEAKKHNIRLTRTYYMVTKK
- a CDS encoding lipid-A-disaccharide synthase N-terminal domain-containing protein; protein product: MLGQTITYYIYIRNIQLQNDWKKLHVLLRWFVLLFPFFIIGYGYNNNVIDVDFLFKNEAIPKWLLWTGIIGQVLFTLRFVYQWIYSEKKKDSVLPLGFWIISLSGSLIIFTYAIIRKDPVLLAGHALGLVIYTRNIIIIKKDVKINS